Proteins from a genomic interval of Syngnathoides biaculeatus isolate LvHL_M chromosome 23, ASM1980259v1, whole genome shotgun sequence:
- the mcama gene encoding cell surface glycoprotein MUC18 isoform X3: MTIQQQRTFLSLFLVLHVWSVWSDVEVTTQDHFEVYLGDSAEMVCHYNFTEIDGEPEFLMFQWFVKEKNSGSRIRIYYAADNIVIVDPGTEYTGRIQVTFDQHKIQLTILEVELSDNREFICQVNGLSDGTMERRPHLRVFAPPEAPVITGVQTGISVTNEMPSKVATCEAHNGFPKFNITWYRNNMPLVSLAGLVNVWTSYMVESRGMYSVQSTLEYQVVKEDKNANFSCEVSFFVPGAIRTVESSSVGITIHYPPTMVELWRELPQGLVKEGDIVALRCQGDGNPMPTFIFSRKEEPNVELDSRGNVLTLQAVSRRDGGDYVCRPRDTTVPKEVKGEMQLTVHYLDPAVVVPKESEVMLKGEDLTASCNALSSEQTSVVWYKDGKMVGRGNMLHLQNATYETAGEYICKVTVPSVPALHTSGSVHIVVHSGPQLVGKTQEVHLEEALGRMVNLSCEARGHPAPSITWIFGGSQSWYEVFSKSTDHMTHSVVSVTVKSDIFAMCNTSNDLGNDVRAFSIKATEGSGVIFVVIILCLLLLAILGSLLYFLLKKGKIPCGRSGKQDISTEKTAKDDIVVEMKENANAKSEDTVLLKAINPEKNGTNDQNVYARRPHQQCTCAA, translated from the exons TGTGGTCCGATGTGGAGGTGACTACGCAAGACCACTTTGAAGTGTACCTGGGCGACTCTGCTGAGATGGTGTGCCACTATAACTTCACTGAAATCGACGGTGAACCCGAATTTCTCATGTTCCAGTGGTTTGTG aaagaaaaaaacagcggGTCACGGATTCGCATCTACTACGCTGCTGACAACATTGTTATCGTGGACCCAGGGACCGAGTACACTGGTCGCATCCAGGTGACTTTTGATCAGCACAAAATTCAGCTTACCATCCTGGAGGTGGAGCTGTCCGACAACCGGGAGTTCATCTGCCAGGTGAACGGTCTGTCGGACGGCACCATGGAGCGCAGGCCTCACCTACGGGTGTTTG CTCCCCCAGAGGCTCCAGTCATCACAGGTGTCCAAACGGGAATATCCGTGACTAACGAGATGCCCTCTAAG GTGGCAACATGTGAGGCTCACAACGGTTTCCCCAAATTCAACATCACCTGGTACAGAAACAACAtgcctctggtgtctttagcAGGAC TTGTGAATGTGTGGACCAGCTACATGGTGGAATCCAGAGGCATGTACTCGGTGCAAAGCACCCTGGAGTACCAGGTAGTCAAGGAGGACAAAAACGCTAACTTCTCCTGCGAGGTCAGCTTTTTTGTGCCCGGCGCCATCAGGACCGTCGAGTCCAGCAGCGTCGGCATCACCATTCACT aCCCACCCACCATGGTGGAGCTGTGGAGGGAGTTGCCTCAGGGATTGGTCAAAGAAGGGGATATTGTCGCACTACGTTGCCAGGGCGATGGGAACCCCATGCCGACCTTCATCTTTTCAAGGAAGGAA GAGCCCAATGTGGAGTTAGACAGCCGTGGCAACGTGTTAACGCTGCAGGCCGTGTCACGCAGAGACGGCGGCGACTATGTCTGTCGACCTCGGGACACCACCGTACCCAAAGAGGTCAAAGGAGAAATGCAACTTACTGTGCACT ACCTTGACCCTGCTGTGGTTGTACCCAAAGAATCTGAAGTCATGTTAAAAGGGGAAGATTTGACTGCGTCATGTAATGCTCTGTCCTCCGAGCAAACATCCGTCGTCTGGTACAAG GATGGCAAGATGGTGGGTCGAGGAAACATGCTCCACTTGCAGAACGCCACTTACGAAACGGCTGGAGAGTACATTTGCAAGGTGACCGTTCCCTCCGTGCCCGCCCTGCACACCAGCGGCTCCGTCCACATCGTTGTCCACA GTGGTCCTCAGCTGGTGGGCAAGACGCAGGAGGTGCATCTGGAGGAGGCATTGGGCCGGATGGTCAACCTGAGCTGCGAGGCACGTGGCCACCCTGCACCCAGCATCACGTGGATCTTCGGTGGTAGCCAG AGCTGGTACGAGGTGTTCAGCAAGTCTACCGACCACATGACGCACAGCGTGGTTTCTGTCACCGTTAAATCGGACATCTTTGCCATGTGCAACACCTCCAACGACCTCGGCAATGACGTCAGAGCTTTCAGTATCAAAGCCA cAGAGGGCAGCGGCGTAATCTTCGTGGTGATCATCCTGTGCCTTCTGCTGCTGGCCATCCTGGGCAGCCTGCTCTACTTCCTGCTGAAGAAGGGCAAGATCCCGTGCGGACGCTCAGGGAAGCAGGACAT CTCCACAGAGAAGACTGCCAAAGATGACATCGTGGTGGAGATGAAGGAGAACGCCAACGCCAAGAGTGAGGACACGGTGCTCCTCAAGGCCATCAACCCAGAAAAAAACGGAACAAACGATCAG
- the mcama gene encoding cell surface glycoprotein MUC18 isoform X4 has translation MTIQQQRTFLSLFLVLHVWSVWSDVEVTTQDHFEVYLGDSAEMVCHYNFTEIDGEPEFLMFQWFVKEKNSGSRIRIYYAADNIVIVDPGTEYTGRIQVTFDQHKIQLTILEVELSDNREFICQVNGLSDGTMERRPHLRVFAPPEAPVITGVQTGISVTNEMPSKVATCEAHNGFPKFNITWYRNNMPLVSLAGLVNVWTSYMVESRGMYSVQSTLEYQVVKEDKNANFSCEVSFFVPGAIRTVESSSVGITIHYPPTMVELWRELPQGLVKEGDIVALRCQGDGNPMPTFIFSRKEEPNVELDSRGNVLTLQAVSRRDGGDYVCRPRDTTVPKEVKGEMQLTVHYLDPAVVVPKESEVMLKGEDLTASCNALSSEQTSVVWYKDGKMVGRGNMLHLQNATYETAGEYICKVTVPSVPALHTSGSVHIVVHSGPQLVGKTQEVHLEEALGRMVNLSCEARGHPAPSITWIFGGSQSWYEVFSKSTDHMTHSVVSVTVKSDIFAMCNTSNDLGNDVRAFSIKAKGSGVIFVVIILCLLLLAILGSLLYFLLKKGKIPCGRSGKQDISTEKTAKDDIVVEMKENANAKSEDTVLLKAINPEKNGTNDQNVYARRPHQQCTCAA, from the exons TGTGGTCCGATGTGGAGGTGACTACGCAAGACCACTTTGAAGTGTACCTGGGCGACTCTGCTGAGATGGTGTGCCACTATAACTTCACTGAAATCGACGGTGAACCCGAATTTCTCATGTTCCAGTGGTTTGTG aaagaaaaaaacagcggGTCACGGATTCGCATCTACTACGCTGCTGACAACATTGTTATCGTGGACCCAGGGACCGAGTACACTGGTCGCATCCAGGTGACTTTTGATCAGCACAAAATTCAGCTTACCATCCTGGAGGTGGAGCTGTCCGACAACCGGGAGTTCATCTGCCAGGTGAACGGTCTGTCGGACGGCACCATGGAGCGCAGGCCTCACCTACGGGTGTTTG CTCCCCCAGAGGCTCCAGTCATCACAGGTGTCCAAACGGGAATATCCGTGACTAACGAGATGCCCTCTAAG GTGGCAACATGTGAGGCTCACAACGGTTTCCCCAAATTCAACATCACCTGGTACAGAAACAACAtgcctctggtgtctttagcAGGAC TTGTGAATGTGTGGACCAGCTACATGGTGGAATCCAGAGGCATGTACTCGGTGCAAAGCACCCTGGAGTACCAGGTAGTCAAGGAGGACAAAAACGCTAACTTCTCCTGCGAGGTCAGCTTTTTTGTGCCCGGCGCCATCAGGACCGTCGAGTCCAGCAGCGTCGGCATCACCATTCACT aCCCACCCACCATGGTGGAGCTGTGGAGGGAGTTGCCTCAGGGATTGGTCAAAGAAGGGGATATTGTCGCACTACGTTGCCAGGGCGATGGGAACCCCATGCCGACCTTCATCTTTTCAAGGAAGGAA GAGCCCAATGTGGAGTTAGACAGCCGTGGCAACGTGTTAACGCTGCAGGCCGTGTCACGCAGAGACGGCGGCGACTATGTCTGTCGACCTCGGGACACCACCGTACCCAAAGAGGTCAAAGGAGAAATGCAACTTACTGTGCACT ACCTTGACCCTGCTGTGGTTGTACCCAAAGAATCTGAAGTCATGTTAAAAGGGGAAGATTTGACTGCGTCATGTAATGCTCTGTCCTCCGAGCAAACATCCGTCGTCTGGTACAAG GATGGCAAGATGGTGGGTCGAGGAAACATGCTCCACTTGCAGAACGCCACTTACGAAACGGCTGGAGAGTACATTTGCAAGGTGACCGTTCCCTCCGTGCCCGCCCTGCACACCAGCGGCTCCGTCCACATCGTTGTCCACA GTGGTCCTCAGCTGGTGGGCAAGACGCAGGAGGTGCATCTGGAGGAGGCATTGGGCCGGATGGTCAACCTGAGCTGCGAGGCACGTGGCCACCCTGCACCCAGCATCACGTGGATCTTCGGTGGTAGCCAG AGCTGGTACGAGGTGTTCAGCAAGTCTACCGACCACATGACGCACAGCGTGGTTTCTGTCACCGTTAAATCGGACATCTTTGCCATGTGCAACACCTCCAACGACCTCGGCAATGACGTCAGAGCTTTCAGTATCAAAGCCA AGGGCAGCGGCGTAATCTTCGTGGTGATCATCCTGTGCCTTCTGCTGCTGGCCATCCTGGGCAGCCTGCTCTACTTCCTGCTGAAGAAGGGCAAGATCCCGTGCGGACGCTCAGGGAAGCAGGACAT CTCCACAGAGAAGACTGCCAAAGATGACATCGTGGTGGAGATGAAGGAGAACGCCAACGCCAAGAGTGAGGACACGGTGCTCCTCAAGGCCATCAACCCAGAAAAAAACGGAACAAACGATCAG
- the mcama gene encoding cell surface glycoprotein MUC18 isoform X2: MTIQQQRTFLSLFLVLHVWSVWSDVEVTTQDHFEVYLGDSAEMVCHYNFTEIDGEPEFLMFQWFVKEKNSGSRIRIYYAADNIVIVDPGTEYTGRIQVTFDQHKIQLTILEVELSDNREFICQVNGLSDGTMERRPHLRVFAPPEAPVITGVQTGISVTNEMPSKVATCEAHNGFPKFNITWYRNNMPLVSLAGLVNVWTSYMVESRGMYSVQSTLEYQVVKEDKNANFSCEVSFFVPGAIRTVESSSVGITIHYPPTMVELWRELPQGLVKEGDIVALRCQGDGNPMPTFIFSRKEEPNVELDSRGNVLTLQAVSRRDGGDYVCRPRDTTVPKEVKGEMQLTVHYLDPAVVVPKESEVMLKGEDLTASCNALSSEQTSVVWYKDGKMVGRGNMLHLQNATYETAGEYICKVTVPSVPALHTSGSVHIVVHSGPQLVGKTQEVHLEEALGRMVNLSCEARGHPAPSITWIFGGSQSWYEVFSKSTDHMTHSVVSVTVKSDIFAMCNTSNDLGNDVRAFSIKAIPLVTTSAPFSPEGSGVIFVVIILCLLLLAILGSLLYFLLKKGKIPCGRSGKQDISTEKTAKDDIVVEMKENANAKSEDTVLLKAINPEKNGTNDQNVYARRPHQQCTCAA, from the exons TGTGGTCCGATGTGGAGGTGACTACGCAAGACCACTTTGAAGTGTACCTGGGCGACTCTGCTGAGATGGTGTGCCACTATAACTTCACTGAAATCGACGGTGAACCCGAATTTCTCATGTTCCAGTGGTTTGTG aaagaaaaaaacagcggGTCACGGATTCGCATCTACTACGCTGCTGACAACATTGTTATCGTGGACCCAGGGACCGAGTACACTGGTCGCATCCAGGTGACTTTTGATCAGCACAAAATTCAGCTTACCATCCTGGAGGTGGAGCTGTCCGACAACCGGGAGTTCATCTGCCAGGTGAACGGTCTGTCGGACGGCACCATGGAGCGCAGGCCTCACCTACGGGTGTTTG CTCCCCCAGAGGCTCCAGTCATCACAGGTGTCCAAACGGGAATATCCGTGACTAACGAGATGCCCTCTAAG GTGGCAACATGTGAGGCTCACAACGGTTTCCCCAAATTCAACATCACCTGGTACAGAAACAACAtgcctctggtgtctttagcAGGAC TTGTGAATGTGTGGACCAGCTACATGGTGGAATCCAGAGGCATGTACTCGGTGCAAAGCACCCTGGAGTACCAGGTAGTCAAGGAGGACAAAAACGCTAACTTCTCCTGCGAGGTCAGCTTTTTTGTGCCCGGCGCCATCAGGACCGTCGAGTCCAGCAGCGTCGGCATCACCATTCACT aCCCACCCACCATGGTGGAGCTGTGGAGGGAGTTGCCTCAGGGATTGGTCAAAGAAGGGGATATTGTCGCACTACGTTGCCAGGGCGATGGGAACCCCATGCCGACCTTCATCTTTTCAAGGAAGGAA GAGCCCAATGTGGAGTTAGACAGCCGTGGCAACGTGTTAACGCTGCAGGCCGTGTCACGCAGAGACGGCGGCGACTATGTCTGTCGACCTCGGGACACCACCGTACCCAAAGAGGTCAAAGGAGAAATGCAACTTACTGTGCACT ACCTTGACCCTGCTGTGGTTGTACCCAAAGAATCTGAAGTCATGTTAAAAGGGGAAGATTTGACTGCGTCATGTAATGCTCTGTCCTCCGAGCAAACATCCGTCGTCTGGTACAAG GATGGCAAGATGGTGGGTCGAGGAAACATGCTCCACTTGCAGAACGCCACTTACGAAACGGCTGGAGAGTACATTTGCAAGGTGACCGTTCCCTCCGTGCCCGCCCTGCACACCAGCGGCTCCGTCCACATCGTTGTCCACA GTGGTCCTCAGCTGGTGGGCAAGACGCAGGAGGTGCATCTGGAGGAGGCATTGGGCCGGATGGTCAACCTGAGCTGCGAGGCACGTGGCCACCCTGCACCCAGCATCACGTGGATCTTCGGTGGTAGCCAG AGCTGGTACGAGGTGTTCAGCAAGTCTACCGACCACATGACGCACAGCGTGGTTTCTGTCACCGTTAAATCGGACATCTTTGCCATGTGCAACACCTCCAACGACCTCGGCAATGACGTCAGAGCTTTCAGTATCAAAGCCA TTCCCCTGGTCACCACCAGCGCTCCCTTCTCTCCCG AGGGCAGCGGCGTAATCTTCGTGGTGATCATCCTGTGCCTTCTGCTGCTGGCCATCCTGGGCAGCCTGCTCTACTTCCTGCTGAAGAAGGGCAAGATCCCGTGCGGACGCTCAGGGAAGCAGGACAT CTCCACAGAGAAGACTGCCAAAGATGACATCGTGGTGGAGATGAAGGAGAACGCCAACGCCAAGAGTGAGGACACGGTGCTCCTCAAGGCCATCAACCCAGAAAAAAACGGAACAAACGATCAG
- the mcama gene encoding cell surface glycoprotein MUC18 isoform X1: MTIQQQRTFLSLFLVLHVWSVWSDVEVTTQDHFEVYLGDSAEMVCHYNFTEIDGEPEFLMFQWFVKEKNSGSRIRIYYAADNIVIVDPGTEYTGRIQVTFDQHKIQLTILEVELSDNREFICQVNGLSDGTMERRPHLRVFAPPEAPVITGVQTGISVTNEMPSKVATCEAHNGFPKFNITWYRNNMPLVSLAGLVNVWTSYMVESRGMYSVQSTLEYQVVKEDKNANFSCEVSFFVPGAIRTVESSSVGITIHYPPTMVELWRELPQGLVKEGDIVALRCQGDGNPMPTFIFSRKEEPNVELDSRGNVLTLQAVSRRDGGDYVCRPRDTTVPKEVKGEMQLTVHYLDPAVVVPKESEVMLKGEDLTASCNALSSEQTSVVWYKDGKMVGRGNMLHLQNATYETAGEYICKVTVPSVPALHTSGSVHIVVHSGPQLVGKTQEVHLEEALGRMVNLSCEARGHPAPSITWIFGGSQSWYEVFSKSTDHMTHSVVSVTVKSDIFAMCNTSNDLGNDVRAFSIKAIPLVTTSAPFSPAEGSGVIFVVIILCLLLLAILGSLLYFLLKKGKIPCGRSGKQDISTEKTAKDDIVVEMKENANAKSEDTVLLKAINPEKNGTNDQNVYARRPHQQCTCAA, translated from the exons TGTGGTCCGATGTGGAGGTGACTACGCAAGACCACTTTGAAGTGTACCTGGGCGACTCTGCTGAGATGGTGTGCCACTATAACTTCACTGAAATCGACGGTGAACCCGAATTTCTCATGTTCCAGTGGTTTGTG aaagaaaaaaacagcggGTCACGGATTCGCATCTACTACGCTGCTGACAACATTGTTATCGTGGACCCAGGGACCGAGTACACTGGTCGCATCCAGGTGACTTTTGATCAGCACAAAATTCAGCTTACCATCCTGGAGGTGGAGCTGTCCGACAACCGGGAGTTCATCTGCCAGGTGAACGGTCTGTCGGACGGCACCATGGAGCGCAGGCCTCACCTACGGGTGTTTG CTCCCCCAGAGGCTCCAGTCATCACAGGTGTCCAAACGGGAATATCCGTGACTAACGAGATGCCCTCTAAG GTGGCAACATGTGAGGCTCACAACGGTTTCCCCAAATTCAACATCACCTGGTACAGAAACAACAtgcctctggtgtctttagcAGGAC TTGTGAATGTGTGGACCAGCTACATGGTGGAATCCAGAGGCATGTACTCGGTGCAAAGCACCCTGGAGTACCAGGTAGTCAAGGAGGACAAAAACGCTAACTTCTCCTGCGAGGTCAGCTTTTTTGTGCCCGGCGCCATCAGGACCGTCGAGTCCAGCAGCGTCGGCATCACCATTCACT aCCCACCCACCATGGTGGAGCTGTGGAGGGAGTTGCCTCAGGGATTGGTCAAAGAAGGGGATATTGTCGCACTACGTTGCCAGGGCGATGGGAACCCCATGCCGACCTTCATCTTTTCAAGGAAGGAA GAGCCCAATGTGGAGTTAGACAGCCGTGGCAACGTGTTAACGCTGCAGGCCGTGTCACGCAGAGACGGCGGCGACTATGTCTGTCGACCTCGGGACACCACCGTACCCAAAGAGGTCAAAGGAGAAATGCAACTTACTGTGCACT ACCTTGACCCTGCTGTGGTTGTACCCAAAGAATCTGAAGTCATGTTAAAAGGGGAAGATTTGACTGCGTCATGTAATGCTCTGTCCTCCGAGCAAACATCCGTCGTCTGGTACAAG GATGGCAAGATGGTGGGTCGAGGAAACATGCTCCACTTGCAGAACGCCACTTACGAAACGGCTGGAGAGTACATTTGCAAGGTGACCGTTCCCTCCGTGCCCGCCCTGCACACCAGCGGCTCCGTCCACATCGTTGTCCACA GTGGTCCTCAGCTGGTGGGCAAGACGCAGGAGGTGCATCTGGAGGAGGCATTGGGCCGGATGGTCAACCTGAGCTGCGAGGCACGTGGCCACCCTGCACCCAGCATCACGTGGATCTTCGGTGGTAGCCAG AGCTGGTACGAGGTGTTCAGCAAGTCTACCGACCACATGACGCACAGCGTGGTTTCTGTCACCGTTAAATCGGACATCTTTGCCATGTGCAACACCTCCAACGACCTCGGCAATGACGTCAGAGCTTTCAGTATCAAAGCCA TTCCCCTGGTCACCACCAGCGCTCCCTTCTCTCCCG cAGAGGGCAGCGGCGTAATCTTCGTGGTGATCATCCTGTGCCTTCTGCTGCTGGCCATCCTGGGCAGCCTGCTCTACTTCCTGCTGAAGAAGGGCAAGATCCCGTGCGGACGCTCAGGGAAGCAGGACAT CTCCACAGAGAAGACTGCCAAAGATGACATCGTGGTGGAGATGAAGGAGAACGCCAACGCCAAGAGTGAGGACACGGTGCTCCTCAAGGCCATCAACCCAGAAAAAAACGGAACAAACGATCAG
- the mcama gene encoding cell surface glycoprotein MUC18 isoform X5: protein MTIQQQRTFLSLFLVLHVWSVWSDVEVTTQDHFEVYLGDSAEMVCHYNFTEIDGEPEFLMFQWFVKEKNSGSRIRIYYAADNIVIVDPGTEYTGRIQVTFDQHKIQLTILEVELSDNREFICQVNGLSDGTMERRPHLRVFAPPEAPVITGVQTGISVTNEMPSKVATCEAHNGFPKFNITWYRNNMPLVSLAGLVNVWTSYMVESRGMYSVQSTLEYQVVKEDKNANFSCEVSFFVPGAIRTVESSSVGITIHYPPTMVELWRELPQGLVKEGDIVALRCQGDGNPMPTFIFSRKEEPNVELDSRGNVLTLQAVSRRDGGDYVCRPRDTTVPKEVKGEMQLTVHYLDPAVVVPKESEVMLKGEDLTASCNALSSEQTSVVWYKDGKMVGRGNMLHLQNATYETAGEYICKVTVPSVPALHTSGSVHIVVHSGPQLVGKTQEVHLEEALGRMVNLSCEARGHPAPSITWIFGGSQSWYEVFSKSTDHMTHSVVSVTVKSDIFAMCNTSNDLGNDVRAFSIKAIPLVTTSAPFSPAEGSGVIFVVIILCLLLLAILGSLLYFLLKKGKIPCGRSGKQDISTEKTAKDDIVVEMKENANAKSEDTVLLKAINPEKNGTNDQ from the exons TGTGGTCCGATGTGGAGGTGACTACGCAAGACCACTTTGAAGTGTACCTGGGCGACTCTGCTGAGATGGTGTGCCACTATAACTTCACTGAAATCGACGGTGAACCCGAATTTCTCATGTTCCAGTGGTTTGTG aaagaaaaaaacagcggGTCACGGATTCGCATCTACTACGCTGCTGACAACATTGTTATCGTGGACCCAGGGACCGAGTACACTGGTCGCATCCAGGTGACTTTTGATCAGCACAAAATTCAGCTTACCATCCTGGAGGTGGAGCTGTCCGACAACCGGGAGTTCATCTGCCAGGTGAACGGTCTGTCGGACGGCACCATGGAGCGCAGGCCTCACCTACGGGTGTTTG CTCCCCCAGAGGCTCCAGTCATCACAGGTGTCCAAACGGGAATATCCGTGACTAACGAGATGCCCTCTAAG GTGGCAACATGTGAGGCTCACAACGGTTTCCCCAAATTCAACATCACCTGGTACAGAAACAACAtgcctctggtgtctttagcAGGAC TTGTGAATGTGTGGACCAGCTACATGGTGGAATCCAGAGGCATGTACTCGGTGCAAAGCACCCTGGAGTACCAGGTAGTCAAGGAGGACAAAAACGCTAACTTCTCCTGCGAGGTCAGCTTTTTTGTGCCCGGCGCCATCAGGACCGTCGAGTCCAGCAGCGTCGGCATCACCATTCACT aCCCACCCACCATGGTGGAGCTGTGGAGGGAGTTGCCTCAGGGATTGGTCAAAGAAGGGGATATTGTCGCACTACGTTGCCAGGGCGATGGGAACCCCATGCCGACCTTCATCTTTTCAAGGAAGGAA GAGCCCAATGTGGAGTTAGACAGCCGTGGCAACGTGTTAACGCTGCAGGCCGTGTCACGCAGAGACGGCGGCGACTATGTCTGTCGACCTCGGGACACCACCGTACCCAAAGAGGTCAAAGGAGAAATGCAACTTACTGTGCACT ACCTTGACCCTGCTGTGGTTGTACCCAAAGAATCTGAAGTCATGTTAAAAGGGGAAGATTTGACTGCGTCATGTAATGCTCTGTCCTCCGAGCAAACATCCGTCGTCTGGTACAAG GATGGCAAGATGGTGGGTCGAGGAAACATGCTCCACTTGCAGAACGCCACTTACGAAACGGCTGGAGAGTACATTTGCAAGGTGACCGTTCCCTCCGTGCCCGCCCTGCACACCAGCGGCTCCGTCCACATCGTTGTCCACA GTGGTCCTCAGCTGGTGGGCAAGACGCAGGAGGTGCATCTGGAGGAGGCATTGGGCCGGATGGTCAACCTGAGCTGCGAGGCACGTGGCCACCCTGCACCCAGCATCACGTGGATCTTCGGTGGTAGCCAG AGCTGGTACGAGGTGTTCAGCAAGTCTACCGACCACATGACGCACAGCGTGGTTTCTGTCACCGTTAAATCGGACATCTTTGCCATGTGCAACACCTCCAACGACCTCGGCAATGACGTCAGAGCTTTCAGTATCAAAGCCA TTCCCCTGGTCACCACCAGCGCTCCCTTCTCTCCCG cAGAGGGCAGCGGCGTAATCTTCGTGGTGATCATCCTGTGCCTTCTGCTGCTGGCCATCCTGGGCAGCCTGCTCTACTTCCTGCTGAAGAAGGGCAAGATCCCGTGCGGACGCTCAGGGAAGCAGGACAT CTCCACAGAGAAGACTGCCAAAGATGACATCGTGGTGGAGATGAAGGAGAACGCCAACGCCAAGAGTGAGGACACGGTGCTCCTCAAGGCCATCAACCCAGAAAAAAACGGAACAAACGATCAG